The proteins below are encoded in one region of Bacteroidales bacterium:
- the pyrB gene encoding aspartate carbamoyltransferase: MKNRSLISIDDFTKEDYINVLDTAETFEREPVQNILNGKVVATLFFEPSTRTRLSFESAVNYLGGKVIGFSDASSSSVKKGESLKDTILTVCNYSDLIVMRHPKEGSARYASEVGSKPIINAGDGANQHPTQCLLDLYSIRKTQGKLDKLDIVFVGDLKYGRTVHSLVIAMTNFNCRYHLVSPLELKLPSSVKMHIKEKKLEYYQYTELSEAIPKADIIYMTRIQRERFSDPIEYEKVKNSYVLSKSLLTDTKPNLKILHPLPRVNEIDEDVDKMPQAYYFQQALNGLFVRQALLKLILGV; this comes from the coding sequence ATGAAAAACAGAAGCTTAATATCCATTGATGACTTCACCAAAGAAGATTACATTAATGTGCTCGACACAGCCGAGACCTTTGAACGTGAACCCGTTCAGAACATTCTCAACGGCAAAGTGGTCGCTACTTTATTCTTTGAACCCTCCACACGCACACGCCTAAGCTTTGAAAGCGCTGTGAATTACCTTGGCGGAAAAGTCATTGGTTTTTCTGATGCCTCCAGCTCAAGCGTTAAAAAAGGCGAATCCCTGAAAGACACTATTCTTACCGTTTGCAACTATTCCGACCTGATAGTAATGAGACACCCAAAGGAAGGCAGCGCCAGATATGCGAGCGAAGTAGGGTCCAAACCTATCATCAATGCTGGCGACGGAGCCAACCAGCACCCGACACAATGCCTGCTCGACCTTTATTCAATTCGAAAAACACAGGGCAAACTCGATAAGCTCGACATCGTGTTTGTTGGCGACCTGAAATATGGGCGCACTGTGCATTCTCTGGTTATTGCCATGACCAACTTCAATTGCCGTTATCATCTGGTTTCCCCGCTGGAACTGAAACTTCCCAGCTCGGTCAAAATGCACATCAAAGAAAAAAAACTGGAGTATTACCAATACACCGAACTGAGTGAAGCGATTCCTAAAGCTGATATTATTTATATGACGCGCATACAACGCGAACGTTTTTCCGACCCCATTGAATATGAAAAAGTTAAGAATTCTTATGTTTTAAGTAAAAGTCTGTTAACAGACACAAAACCAAATTTAAAAATACTGCATCCCCTGCCGCGTGTGAATGAAATAGATGAAGATGTGGACAAAATGCCACAGGCATATTATTTCCAGCAGGCATTAAACGGCTTGTTTGTACGCCAGGCATTGTTAAAATTAATCTTAGGAGTTTAA
- a CDS encoding amidophosphoribosyltransferase has translation MSGFFGCVSKEDCVKDVYYGTDYHSHLGTKRAGMVFYSKEKGFQRAIHSLEDGYFRNKFEENLKNFKGNIGIGVISDTESQPIIVSSHLGWFAVATVAKIANIDELQARFMKQHRLFTEISQGAINSTELVAMLIADKDDFVSGIEHVYETVKGSCSMLIITSDGIYAARDKLGRTPIVIGKTDNAFAASFETIAFPNLGFEIDKYLGPGEIVKITAEGCEQLRKPNDKMQVCSFLWVYYGYPPSYYEGINVDECRYNCGKALGKDDTVEADFVAGIPDSGIGHAYGYSNQRQLPLKRPYIKYTPTWPRSFMPQNQVTRDLVAKMKLIANNSIIKGKGGVFLDDSIVRGTQLKDNVRALCIAGISEVHMRIACPPLTYPCLFLNFSRSRSNLDLATHTAVKQLLGKENTDMTAFSNCTTEDYKAMVEQIKRNMGFTSLAFQKLNALVDAIGLPKEKLCTHCWDGSSYF, from the coding sequence ATGAGTGGTTTTTTTGGATGTGTTTCAAAAGAAGATTGTGTTAAAGATGTATATTACGGTACTGATTACCACAGTCACCTCGGCACAAAAAGAGCGGGGATGGTTTTTTATTCTAAAGAAAAAGGTTTTCAGCGTGCCATTCACAGTCTTGAGGATGGTTATTTCAGAAATAAATTTGAAGAAAATCTAAAAAATTTTAAAGGCAATATTGGAATTGGTGTCATCAGTGATACAGAGTCGCAACCAATAATAGTTTCTTCACATCTGGGATGGTTTGCAGTTGCTACGGTAGCCAAAATTGCGAATATCGATGAGCTGCAGGCGCGTTTTATGAAGCAGCACCGTTTGTTCACTGAAATAAGCCAGGGAGCTATAAATTCAACTGAACTTGTGGCTATGCTGATAGCTGATAAAGATGATTTTGTGTCAGGGATAGAACATGTGTATGAAACTGTTAAAGGATCCTGTTCCATGCTGATAATCACTTCGGATGGTATTTATGCGGCAAGGGACAAACTTGGCCGAACACCTATAGTAATTGGAAAAACGGACAACGCTTTTGCTGCCAGTTTTGAGACCATTGCTTTCCCGAACCTAGGTTTTGAAATAGATAAATATCTGGGTCCGGGCGAAATTGTTAAGATAACTGCCGAAGGTTGTGAACAACTCCGTAAACCTAATGATAAAATGCAAGTATGCTCTTTTTTATGGGTCTATTATGGCTATCCTCCCTCGTATTACGAAGGCATCAATGTTGATGAGTGCCGTTATAATTGTGGGAAAGCGCTGGGAAAAGATGATACTGTGGAAGCCGACTTTGTTGCAGGAATACCCGATTCTGGAATCGGCCATGCTTATGGTTACAGCAATCAAAGACAACTACCCTTAAAGAGGCCGTACATCAAATATACACCCACATGGCCGCGTAGTTTTATGCCACAAAATCAAGTTACAAGAGACCTTGTAGCAAAAATGAAACTTATTGCAAATAATTCTATAATTAAAGGGAAAGGAGGAGTATTTCTGGATGATTCAATTGTAAGGGGTACCCAACTAAAAGATAATGTACGTGCTTTATGTATAGCAGGAATTAGTGAAGTGCACATGCGCATCGCTTGCCCGCCGCTGACATACCCCTGCCTGTTTTTGAATTTCAGCCGTTCCCGTTCCAACCTTGACCTGGCAACACATACTGCCGTAAAACAATTGCTCGGGAAAGAAAACACGGATATGACAGCATTTTCGAATTGCACTACCGAAGATTATAAAGCAATGGTGGAGCAAATAAAGCGGAATATGGGATTCACATCACTTGCATTCCAGAAACTCAATGCTCTTGTTGATGCCATTGGCCTTCCAAAAGAGAAACTTTGTACTCATTGCTGGGACGGCAGCAGTTACTTTTAA
- a CDS encoding prolyl oligopeptidase family serine peptidase, which yields MKKNSFVTFCVILCCLTLKAQNNPKKALDHSVYTSWKTLKNVQISNDGKWVCYEINPLKGDGWLYFVNPSKNIKDSVSRGCDARLSHNSDFIVFKIKQPEDTIRKLKLKKTKDEDLPKDSAGVWIMKTRTLKKFDNVKSYKTGKEGGGWIAILLEEKKEKKSQKDSTESADSTQNKKTEIKKEKKKSPKQTGTDLLIYHPHNEIILTNKLVTEYDFSKNGALLSMISVKKDSVDSVAVSVFTADKNKIDTVFKMNGIAKNIASDEAGKQMVFQYSSDTGKVKQYVMNYWNHMLNHPKTIIDTINKSFPQNWNMSDNQQPWFSEDGEFIYFGTAQHSIQEQEDTLLEEEKVKLDLWSWTDGRLQTEQLKSLDKDKKKTYLAVFSLRDAVMVQLADSLIDKVRILKKNTGIAHASAGIPYQKLYSWETPSYADHYIVDVTNGNKKLVLKKHQYDVMISPFGNFLLYYNSDDSTWNAYSVKNNTHTCLTKNIPVNFYDEENDAPEEPSPYGVAGWAENDACVFIYDKYDIWKIDPLMAVAPVNITKNGRSNKLEYRFVRTDKDAEFIDIKNPMLLSVFDTQTRSSGFAALNLKKNEAPQKLIFGDFQMNFIAKVKNADKVLFSKQSFIQYPDVLYSGMDFSKPIQVSDANPQQQNYYWGSVELVHWTSYNGIPLEGLLYKPENFDATKKYPVIVYFYERYADQLNSHWIPSPSRSIINPAIYCSNGYVVFMPDIRYKSGYPGPSAYDCVVSGSEYIKTFGFVDKDNIGIQGQSWGGYQVAYLVTQTNIYKAAMAGAAVTNMTSAYGGIRWESGMSRMFQYEESQSRIGATLWEKPELYMQNSPLFYADKVTTPLLMMNNDNDGAVPWYQGIEFFSALRRLDKPVWMLNYNNDAHNLEKWPNRIDLSIRMKQFFDHYLKGEPMPEWMKNGIPALEKGKTLGY from the coding sequence TTGAAAAAAAATTCATTTGTAACCTTCTGCGTTATTTTATGCTGCCTGACTCTAAAGGCACAGAATAACCCCAAAAAGGCATTAGACCATTCCGTTTACACTTCATGGAAAACCTTAAAAAATGTCCAAATCTCAAACGACGGCAAGTGGGTTTGTTATGAAATAAACCCGTTGAAAGGCGATGGATGGCTTTATTTTGTCAATCCTTCAAAAAACATAAAAGATTCTGTAAGCCGCGGATGTGATGCCCGTTTGTCTCACAATTCCGACTTTATCGTATTTAAAATTAAACAGCCGGAAGACACTATCAGAAAGCTGAAATTAAAGAAAACCAAGGATGAAGACCTTCCCAAAGATTCAGCAGGCGTATGGATAATGAAAACAAGAACACTGAAAAAATTCGATAATGTAAAATCATATAAAACAGGCAAAGAGGGAGGTGGATGGATTGCCATACTGCTTGAAGAGAAAAAAGAAAAAAAATCGCAAAAAGACTCAACAGAAAGCGCAGATAGCACCCAAAACAAAAAAACAGAAATAAAAAAAGAAAAGAAAAAATCGCCTAAGCAAACGGGCACGGACCTGTTAATATACCATCCTCACAACGAAATCATTTTAACCAATAAATTAGTAACAGAGTATGATTTTTCAAAAAACGGTGCTTTGCTCTCTATGATTTCCGTTAAAAAAGATTCTGTTGACAGTGTGGCGGTTTCTGTTTTTACTGCTGATAAAAACAAGATTGATACTGTTTTTAAGATGAATGGTATCGCTAAAAACATTGCTTCCGATGAGGCGGGAAAACAAATGGTTTTTCAGTATTCGTCCGATACAGGAAAGGTGAAACAATACGTGATGAATTACTGGAACCACATGCTGAATCACCCAAAAACTATAATAGATACCATAAATAAGAGTTTCCCTCAAAACTGGAATATGAGCGATAATCAGCAGCCCTGGTTTTCGGAAGACGGTGAATTTATTTATTTTGGCACAGCCCAACATTCAATACAGGAGCAGGAAGACACCCTGCTTGAAGAAGAAAAAGTGAAACTCGATTTATGGAGTTGGACAGACGGGCGCCTGCAGACAGAGCAGCTTAAAAGCCTCGATAAGGATAAGAAAAAAACATATCTTGCCGTTTTTTCATTACGCGATGCTGTTATGGTGCAACTGGCGGATTCCCTTATTGATAAAGTCAGGATCTTGAAAAAAAATACAGGCATTGCTCACGCATCAGCAGGAATTCCTTATCAGAAACTTTATTCGTGGGAAACACCCTCTTATGCTGACCATTATATCGTAGATGTAACAAACGGGAATAAAAAACTAGTACTAAAAAAACATCAGTATGATGTTATGATTTCACCTTTCGGCAATTTCCTATTGTATTATAATAGTGATGATTCAACATGGAATGCCTATTCGGTGAAAAATAATACGCATACATGCCTCACAAAAAATATTCCTGTAAATTTTTATGATGAAGAAAATGATGCCCCTGAAGAGCCTTCTCCTTATGGTGTTGCAGGTTGGGCGGAAAATGATGCCTGTGTTTTTATTTATGACAAATACGATATCTGGAAGATAGATCCGCTGATGGCTGTTGCCCCTGTCAACATTACAAAAAACGGCAGGAGCAATAAACTTGAATACCGTTTTGTCCGCACCGATAAAGATGCTGAATTTATTGATATAAAAAATCCAATGCTTCTGAGTGTGTTCGACACACAGACGCGTAGCAGCGGTTTTGCAGCACTTAATCTGAAAAAAAACGAAGCACCGCAAAAACTAATATTCGGGGACTTCCAGATGAATTTTATTGCCAAAGTAAAAAACGCCGACAAGGTGCTTTTCAGCAAACAGTCGTTTATTCAATATCCTGATGTTTTATATAGCGGTATGGATTTTTCAAAACCCATACAGGTTTCGGATGCCAATCCACAGCAGCAAAACTATTACTGGGGAAGTGTGGAACTTGTTCATTGGACTTCTTATAACGGTATTCCACTGGAGGGTTTATTATACAAACCCGAAAATTTTGATGCTACTAAGAAATATCCCGTTATCGTATATTTTTATGAACGCTATGCCGACCAGCTTAACTCACATTGGATACCATCGCCGAGCCGTTCGATTATCAATCCTGCAATATACTGCAGTAACGGGTATGTTGTTTTTATGCCTGATATCAGGTACAAGTCCGGATACCCGGGGCCTTCGGCATACGATTGTGTGGTGAGCGGCTCCGAATACATAAAAACTTTCGGCTTTGTTGACAAAGACAATATCGGCATACAGGGCCAGAGCTGGGGGGGATATCAGGTGGCATACCTTGTTACGCAGACAAATATTTACAAAGCTGCCATGGCGGGCGCCGCCGTTACCAATATGACCAGCGCCTATGGCGGTATACGTTGGGAATCAGGCATGAGCCGCATGTTTCAGTATGAAGAATCTCAGAGCAGGATAGGGGCCACCCTTTGGGAAAAACCAGAATTATATATGCAGAATTCTCCTTTGTTTTATGCCGACAAAGTGACAACGCCTTTGCTGATGATGAACAACGACAACGATGGTGCTGTGCCATGGTATCAAGGTATAGAATTTTTCAGCGCCCTGCGCCGCCTCGATAAGCCTGTGTGGATGCTCAATTATAACAACGATGCACACAACCTCGAAAAGTGGCCAAACCGTATTGACCTAAGCATAAGAATGAAACAATTTTTTGACCATTACCTTAAAGGAGAACCTATGCCAGAGTGGATGAAAAACGGAATACCTGCTTTGGAAAAAGGAAAAACACTTGGTTACTAA
- a CDS encoding ankyrin repeat domain-containing protein produces the protein MKQVVKFFSSVLLFFAMIQISVAGPQEDLITACKQGNLDGVKAAISAGANVNQMDAAGQVPMGYAVMWPEVVTYLLDNGADPNQGNTSALYNAVVYYSVDVIKLLLAKGADVNKGTIIPGNAAVKIYQKLLDDEKAKGKKANKLMIKSYEDLIAQAGPATPDKTETPLQYAVANSNCVECVKLLLDAGAKTDVKDAENGNLIYSFASSAQEPKVRIDGWKSQHQTFETTYGMKLPDWFKNLDETRCGKAEDILMLILKKGLDVNDANTTYGFNALGRALYYKKISIAKVLLQNGADPKIPIKYHSGDKSLAEIFPICQAAEVGNLELMKLIVEKGADINTKAKGMSLMNVQNLTGGENYTPLNLSLGNKKPDIAAYLIEKGADINIGVEGYVAVRPQNIPDNVNLNCLVSVTKKTPIYWAIEAGSMEVVKLLAEKMLWKFNPDYTVKTLGGSVTSGAFTYECIKYKDQYNPSAWALEVGQKEIAGFLLSKGM, from the coding sequence ATGAAACAAGTAGTAAAATTTTTCTCGAGCGTTCTGCTGTTTTTTGCCATGATACAAATCAGTGTGGCAGGCCCTCAGGAAGACCTGATTACAGCATGCAAACAAGGCAATCTGGATGGCGTGAAGGCAGCCATCAGTGCGGGCGCCAATGTGAACCAGATGGATGCTGCCGGACAGGTTCCGATGGGATATGCCGTTATGTGGCCTGAAGTTGTTACCTATCTTCTTGACAACGGCGCCGACCCTAACCAGGGTAATACCAGTGCATTATACAATGCAGTAGTCTATTATTCCGTTGACGTTATTAAATTATTACTTGCCAAAGGGGCAGATGTCAATAAAGGGACTATCATCCCGGGTAATGCAGCTGTCAAAATTTACCAGAAACTGTTAGACGATGAAAAGGCAAAAGGCAAGAAAGCAAATAAACTGATGATAAAATCATACGAAGACCTCATTGCACAAGCAGGACCTGCAACACCGGATAAAACTGAAACACCATTGCAATATGCTGTTGCAAATTCTAATTGCGTGGAGTGCGTGAAATTATTGCTTGATGCAGGCGCAAAAACAGATGTTAAAGATGCCGAAAACGGCAACTTAATCTATTCGTTCGCATCTTCTGCCCAAGAACCGAAAGTGAGGATCGATGGTTGGAAATCACAACACCAGACCTTTGAAACTACTTATGGAATGAAATTGCCAGATTGGTTCAAAAACCTTGATGAAACACGCTGCGGAAAAGCTGAAGATATTTTAATGCTTATATTAAAAAAAGGATTAGATGTAAATGACGCAAATACTACATACGGGTTTAACGCTCTCGGAAGGGCATTATATTACAAGAAAATTTCCATTGCAAAAGTCCTTTTACAAAACGGAGCAGATCCAAAAATTCCAATTAAGTACCACTCCGGAGATAAATCTTTAGCCGAAATATTTCCTATTTGCCAGGCAGCAGAGGTAGGTAATCTGGAACTGATGAAATTGATTGTGGAAAAAGGTGCCGACATTAACACCAAGGCCAAAGGCATGTCATTGATGAATGTGCAAAACTTAACAGGAGGCGAAAACTACACACCTTTGAATCTCTCATTAGGAAATAAAAAACCTGACATTGCTGCCTATCTGATCGAAAAAGGCGCAGACATAAATATTGGAGTTGAGGGTTATGTTGCAGTAAGGCCACAAAACATTCCCGACAACGTGAATTTAAATTGCCTGGTTTCCGTTACAAAGAAAACACCAATATATTGGGCAATTGAAGCCGGCTCCATGGAGGTTGTGAAATTATTAGCCGAAAAAATGTTATGGAAATTTAACCCGGACTATACTGTTAAAACATTGGGTGGAAGTGTTACATCTGGGGCATTTACCTACGAATGTATAAAATACAAAGATCAATATAACCCTTCTGCATGGGCTTTGGAAGTCGGGCAAAAAGAAATAGCAGGATTTCTATTATCAAAGGGTATGTAA
- a CDS encoding cyclic 2,3-diphosphoglycerate synthase: MNRKNVIIIGAAGRDFHNFNTYFRGNEAYNVVAFTAAQIPDIAGRKYPKELAGNLYPDGIPIYLENDLPKLIKELNADICVFAYSDVTYQKVMGISAIVNTAGADFMLLGPKQTQVKSSKPMIAVCAVRTGCGKSQTSRRVIEILMDMGLKVVAIRHPMPYGDLNAQKVQRFATVEDLKKHKCTIEEMEEYEPHVVRGNVIYSGVDYEAILREAEKEADVILWDGGNNDFSFYKTDLFITVVDPHRPGHELKYYPGETTLRLSDVVVINKMDSAAPENIQTVRESISKVNPKAVVIDGASPLTVDKPELIKGKKVLVVEDGPTLTHGEMKIGAGTVAAMKFGAAELVDPRAYAVGKLAETFKIYPNIGTLLPAMGYGEQQIADLEKTIAATPCDAVVIATPIDLNRIVKINKPTVKVGYDLQEIGRPNLEDVIGDFLVKHNLVKSGCSCCQ; the protein is encoded by the coding sequence ATGAACCGAAAAAATGTTATTATTATTGGAGCTGCGGGTAGGGATTTTCATAATTTCAACACCTACTTCAGGGGAAACGAAGCATACAATGTTGTTGCCTTTACAGCCGCACAAATTCCTGACATTGCAGGAAGAAAGTATCCCAAAGAACTTGCCGGAAACCTCTATCCTGATGGCATTCCAATATATCTGGAAAATGATTTGCCCAAACTGATAAAAGAGCTCAATGCAGATATCTGCGTATTTGCATACAGCGATGTTACTTACCAGAAAGTTATGGGCATTAGCGCCATTGTAAATACTGCCGGCGCTGATTTTATGTTGCTTGGACCGAAACAAACTCAGGTAAAAAGCAGCAAACCTATGATTGCCGTTTGTGCTGTGCGCACAGGTTGTGGCAAAAGCCAGACATCACGCCGCGTTATTGAGATTTTGATGGATATGGGGCTTAAGGTTGTTGCCATTCGTCACCCCATGCCTTATGGAGACCTCAACGCACAAAAAGTACAACGTTTTGCCACAGTGGAAGACCTCAAAAAACACAAATGCACCATCGAAGAAATGGAAGAATACGAACCACATGTGGTCCGTGGTAATGTGATTTATTCCGGCGTTGATTACGAAGCCATTTTACGTGAAGCTGAAAAAGAAGCCGATGTGATATTATGGGATGGTGGCAACAATGATTTTTCATTTTACAAAACGGATTTATTCATCACTGTTGTTGACCCGCATCGTCCCGGGCATGAGTTAAAATATTATCCTGGTGAAACTACCCTACGCCTGTCTGACGTAGTTGTAATTAACAAAATGGACAGCGCAGCTCCCGAGAATATTCAAACTGTTCGCGAAAGCATCAGCAAGGTAAATCCAAAAGCTGTTGTAATTGACGGTGCCTCGCCACTGACGGTAGATAAGCCTGAACTGATTAAAGGTAAAAAAGTTCTTGTTGTAGAAGACGGCCCTACCCTCACCCACGGTGAAATGAAAATCGGTGCAGGCACAGTGGCAGCTATGAAATTCGGTGCTGCCGAACTGGTTGACCCAAGAGCCTATGCCGTTGGCAAACTGGCAGAAACATTTAAAATTTATCCCAACATTGGAACACTTTTGCCAGCCATGGGGTACGGTGAACAACAAATAGCAGACCTGGAAAAGACCATAGCCGCCACACCATGCGACGCTGTTGTGATTGCCACACCCATTGACCTGAACCGTATCGTAAAAATTAACAAACCTACGGTGAAAGTTGGTTATGACCTGCAGGAAATAGGACGCCCCAACCTCGAAGATGTTATCGGAGATTTTCTGGTAAAACACAACCTGGTTAAGAGCGGATGCTCATGCTGTCAGTAA
- the pyrI gene encoding aspartate carbamoyltransferase regulatory subunit, whose product MEANNKPRKELVVSAIENGTVIDHIPTQSVFQVIRILNLDLIDQQILFGTNLDSSKYGKKGIIKVSNKFFEPIEINKIALVAPSATLIVIKDYHVVEKKKVEIPDDINEFVKCVNPNCITNVEDVPTKFKVINKDESKLKCHYCEKITEKKNMVFK is encoded by the coding sequence ATGGAAGCAAATAATAAACCAAGAAAAGAGCTTGTGGTTTCTGCCATAGAAAACGGAACCGTTATTGACCACATCCCGACTCAGAGTGTTTTTCAGGTTATCAGAATCCTTAATCTTGACCTGATAGACCAGCAAATCCTTTTCGGCACCAACCTCGATAGTAGCAAATACGGAAAAAAAGGCATCATCAAAGTAAGCAATAAGTTTTTTGAACCCATTGAAATCAACAAAATAGCTCTGGTGGCCCCCTCTGCAACCCTCATTGTTATCAAAGACTATCATGTTGTTGAAAAAAAGAAAGTTGAAATTCCGGATGATATCAACGAATTTGTAAAATGTGTAAACCCTAACTGCATCACAAATGTTGAAGATGTCCCTACAAAATTTAAAGTGATAAATAAGGATGAATCCAAACTGAAATGCCATTATTGCGAGAAGATTACTGAGAAGAAAAATATGGTGTTTAAATAG
- a CDS encoding tetratricopeptide repeat protein codes for MKIRILLLMLICYCFNAGAQTQILFQSDQTKSYLLSYINNNEESQQVINEFIDVIAKFIPKPVHQTKITFTIDENVKITREKNTVKIFVEYQNILFNGDIFYKGFNMSEVVFPSKYEFTSTLSRKNGPAIAEFTQPRTNFSPAYNETVLFYNDSIFANSYNFLVHTTKFYYDNESRNRFRTKAVLVDEYYLADLDLDNISKQLSTINSNDFENLEKTQALMNSLKAKTDNIAGAAFWKALHIESFDPLKLSSKLFDIAKNHQQIQSQLDYTKSVIHEAYYNKGVNLYNNKKIQEAKNAFEKSLAYNPVFGPSQFYIALIAYENNKVEDAKKELQKLFSFKNFDNATLRAAYDLANAIQWYDMNIAAGLLLDNKYTEALTAVGKAETFCNSISSVTCNDTIELIKRDCHKGIYASYITTAENLFNKKNYDEAESETSKALNYKQKYSTYITENQDALELMQKVRIEQYYLAMRRGKEKMIAKNFREAFKEFLYAKSIEDEYPVKKDRLLPELLKNSKKEVMLLDLDIAEKDVTDNNLKKARNILKQVIDEQKNYELQNDETLSLRIENLKKAIFSQECANAQKEYDTKIASAIKDENANNYITALSLYSEALKVIENNLDCGISDMLAKKGLANAEKPANYQIQYNQCHEFVKNNNYLKAIETYNKLTAYFNENEISDYGISHLPLHLYISNYESAFVSYGLTWLTDKGEIENALFLLKMLKQRNTVKSATKFQQVALGNAYAIRDFKAGNTLNPKLTVAEYTNNDKWYSFFTKEYLKRIKKLK; via the coding sequence ATGAAAATACGCATTTTACTGCTAATGCTCATTTGTTATTGCTTCAATGCAGGAGCACAAACACAGATATTATTCCAGTCGGATCAGACTAAGTCATACCTGCTTTCATATATCAATAATAACGAAGAAAGCCAACAGGTTATCAACGAGTTTATAGACGTTATCGCAAAATTTATCCCCAAACCCGTACATCAAACGAAGATAACTTTTACTATAGATGAAAATGTAAAAATAACCCGGGAAAAAAACACTGTAAAAATATTTGTTGAATATCAAAACATCCTGTTTAACGGCGATATTTTTTACAAAGGTTTTAACATGTCAGAGGTAGTGTTTCCTTCAAAATACGAATTTACTTCCACGCTGAGTCGTAAAAACGGCCCTGCCATCGCCGAGTTCACACAGCCCAGAACCAATTTCTCTCCTGCATATAACGAAACGGTATTGTTTTATAATGACTCCATTTTTGCAAACTCATATAACTTCCTTGTGCACACCACCAAGTTCTATTATGACAATGAGTCGCGCAACCGTTTTAGAACAAAAGCCGTGCTTGTGGACGAATATTATCTTGCAGACCTTGACCTTGATAATATAAGTAAGCAACTATCTACCATCAACTCCAATGATTTTGAGAATCTTGAAAAAACGCAAGCACTGATGAACAGCCTGAAAGCTAAAACAGACAATATCGCCGGCGCAGCTTTTTGGAAAGCACTTCATATTGAATCTTTCGACCCCCTGAAACTTAGTAGTAAACTTTTTGACATCGCTAAAAACCATCAGCAGATTCAAAGCCAGCTTGACTACACCAAATCTGTAATTCATGAAGCATATTACAATAAAGGAGTAAATTTATACAACAATAAAAAGATTCAGGAAGCAAAAAATGCTTTTGAAAAATCGTTGGCTTATAATCCTGTGTTTGGGCCATCACAATTTTATATAGCACTGATTGCATACGAAAACAATAAAGTGGAAGACGCCAAAAAAGAACTTCAGAAATTGTTTTCTTTTAAAAATTTTGACAATGCCACACTCCGTGCAGCATACGATCTGGCGAATGCCATACAGTGGTATGACATGAATATTGCTGCAGGGCTGCTGTTGGACAACAAATATACCGAGGCACTCACTGCTGTGGGTAAAGCAGAAACATTCTGCAACAGCATTTCATCCGTCACCTGTAATGATACCATTGAGCTAATCAAAAGGGACTGCCATAAAGGGATTTATGCGTCCTATATCACAACAGCCGAAAATCTTTTTAATAAAAAAAATTATGACGAAGCGGAATCCGAAACATCAAAGGCTTTAAATTACAAGCAAAAATATTCAACTTATATTACAGAGAATCAGGATGCACTGGAGCTGATGCAAAAAGTACGCATTGAACAATATTACCTTGCAATGCGAAGGGGAAAAGAAAAAATGATAGCCAAAAACTTTCGGGAAGCTTTTAAAGAGTTTTTATACGCAAAATCTATTGAAGATGAATACCCTGTAAAAAAAGACCGCCTGCTTCCCGAACTGCTTAAAAATTCAAAGAAGGAAGTGATGTTGCTCGACCTTGACATAGCAGAAAAAGATGTGACTGACAATAACCTCAAAAAAGCCAGAAATATATTAAAACAAGTGATTGATGAGCAAAAAAATTATGAGTTGCAGAACGATGAAACACTATCCCTGCGGATAGAAAACCTTAAAAAAGCCATATTCAGCCAGGAATGTGCGAATGCCCAAAAAGAATACGACACCAAAATTGCTTCGGCAATAAAAGATGAAAACGCCAACAATTACATTACAGCACTATCATTATATTCTGAAGCCCTTAAAGTCATTGAAAACAACCTTGATTGCGGCATCAGCGATATGCTTGCCAAAAAAGGCTTAGCTAATGCGGAAAAACCTGCAAATTATCAAATACAGTATAATCAATGTCATGAGTTTGTTAAAAACAATAATTATCTGAAAGCCATTGAAACATACAATAAGCTAACGGCTTATTTTAATGAAAATGAAATCAGTGATTATGGTATCTCTCATTTGCCGCTGCATCTGTACATTTCCAATTATGAATCTGCTTTTGTTTCTTATGGGCTCACATGGCTGACGGATAAGGGAGAAATTGAAAATGCCTTGTTTTTGCTTAAAATGCTGAAGCAACGTAATACTGTAAAATCAGCAACAAAATTTCAGCAAGTGGCGTTGGGAAATGCTTATGCCATCAGGGATTTTAAAGCCGGAAATACCTTAAATCCCAAACTTACTGTTGCCGAATATACCAACAACGACAAATGGTACAGCTTTTTTACCAAGGAATATCTGAAAAGAATAAAAAAGTTGAAATAA